A single genomic interval of Zingiber officinale cultivar Zhangliang chromosome 4A, Zo_v1.1, whole genome shotgun sequence harbors:
- the LOC121969588 gene encoding uncharacterized protein LOC121969588 — protein sequence MGFVSFAGRVLFASVFLLSVYQEVIEFGVDGGPAAKLLAPKYNAFANHITSHLGIKFPEVDMKHVVSAAIALKGLGGLLFIFSSSFGAYILLLYLTFATPILFDFYNYDIQKPEFVELFTKFAQNLALAGALLFFLGMKNSTPRRQPKRKAPKSKTL from the exons ATGGGGTTCGTTTCGTTCGCGGGGAGAGTTCTCTTCGCCTCCGTTTTCCTCCTATCCGTCTACCAGGA GGTCATTGAATTTGGAGTTGATGGTGGGCCAGCAGCAAAGCTTCTTGCTCCAAAATATAATGCTTTTGCGAATCATATCACCTCACATCTAGGAATAAAATTCCCGGAAGTTGAT ATGAAACATGTAGTTTCTGCTGCCATAGCTCTTAAAGGCCTTGGTGGTCTTCTATTCATCTTCAGCAGTTCCTTCGGAGCGTATATTCTG CTGCTTTACTTGACTTTTGCGACTCCAATCTTGTTCGACTTCTACAACTATGATATTCAAAAGCCAGAATTTGTAGAACTTTTTACCAAGTTCGCACAG AATTTGGCTCTCGCCGGTGCATTACTCTTCTTCCTCGGCATGAAGAACTCGACTCCCAGGCGGCAGCCCAAGAGGAAGGCCCCTAAATCCAAGACCCTCTGA